DNA sequence from the Candidatus Polarisedimenticolaceae bacterium genome:
TCCGCGGCCGCCAGCTCCCGTCGTCCTCTTCCCACCACACCTCCGTCGTCCGGAACCCCGCCTCCACGAGGGCTTCGCGCACCTCGGGAATCGTCCACATCCTCCAGTCGTAGACGAAGGCGTCGCGCAGGGCGCTCCCGTCCCCGAACTCGAAGTGGATCACGAAGATCCCGTTCTGGTTCACGGGGTCGAAGCGGCGGTGCTCCCAGACGTAGACGAAGCCGTCTTCCTTCCTCGGCTCGCGGCGCGGAGACTGCTGCGTCTCGAACCCGCCGAGGACGTCGAGGACGAAGACCCCCTTCCGCTTGACGTTCCTTCGCGCGTGGCGGAAGTAGGCCACGAGGTCCTTCCGGGCCTTGAAGACGCAGAACGAGAAGTTCTGCGCGGCGACGACGTCGGCCTTCGGGGACATCACGCGGCGCACGTCCCCCTGGACGAGCTGCAGCCGCTCGCGGGCCCCCTTCGGAAGGCGCATCTGGTTGTTCACCGCCCCCCAGACGAGCACCTTCGTGTCGAGGTCGACTCCCCGCGCCGTGCGCTCGGGGTGCGATCGCACCCAGGCGCACGAAACCGCCGCCGCGCCGCAGAAATCCTCCCGCAGGACCAGCGGCGTGCCCGGGCCGTGATGGCGTCGCCAGATCCGCTGGAACAGGCCGACGTCGCGCCGGGGCTGCTGGACCGCGCGCTGGTAGAGCTCGAGGGGGTCGGATTTCGAGGCGAGGGTCGTTCCGCGTCGTTTCATGGCGGCGCATCCTACCTGCGTTATCCTGCCCGTTCATGAGCGATTCGCGTCCGTTGCAGGGTCGTCGCGTCGTCGTGACCGGCCTCGGCGCCGTCGCCCCCAACGGCGTCGGGCGCGAGGCGTTCTGGAACGCCACCCGGGACGGGGTCAGCGGCGTGCGGAGGATCGAGGCGTTCGACGTCTCGACCCTTCCGACGCGTATCGCCGGGATCTGCGCCGACTTCGACCCGTCGAAGCACCTTTCCGCCAACGAGCTCAAGCACGTGCCGCGCCTGGTCCCCCTGGCCCTCGCCGCGGCGACCGAGGCGCTCGACGACGCGGGACTCGACGCGGCGCATCTCCCCCTCGAGGAGCGGCGGCGCTTCGGGGTCGCCCTCGGGAGCGGCGGCGCCGGGCTCGAGTTCATCGAGCGGCAGTTCGAGCAGTATTACCTCGTCGATCCCAAGGGGGTCAGCCTCTACACGATCCCGTCCTCGACCCCCGGAACCTCGGCGAGCGAGTTGTCGATGCGGTTCGCCCTGCGCGGTCCGAGCCACCTCCTGTCGACCGGCTGCACGTCGTCCACCGACGCGATCGGCCACGCGATGTCGATGATCCGCTACGGGCGCGCGGACCGGATGCTCACCGGAGGCTCCGACGCGCCGATCAGCGCCGGGATCATGACCGGGTTCTGCCTGATGCGGATCATGTCCACCGGGTTCAACGACGCCCCCGAGCGTGCCTCGCGACCCTTCGCGAAGGACCGCGACGGGTTCGTGCTCGCCGAGGGGTCGTGGATGCTCGTCCTCGAGGCCGAGGAGACCGCCCGCGCCCGCGGCGCGCGGATCTACGGCGAGATCGCCGGGTACGCGGCGACCTGCGAGGCCTTCCACCGCGTCCGCCTCGACGAGAACGGCGAGGAGCCGGCGCGCGCGATGGGGCTCGCCCTCGAGGACGCCGGGCTTCCGGCCGAGGCGATCGACCACGTCAACGTGCACGGCACCTCGACCCAGCTCAACGACCGGATCGAGACCCGCGCCGTGAAGCAGGTGTTCGGGGAGCGCGCGACCTCGATTCCGGTCACGAGCACGAAGTCGGCGATCGGCCACCCCCAGGGGGCGTGCGGCGCCGCGGGGCTCGTCGCCACGTTGCTCGCGATGCGGGACGAATGCATCGCACCGACGATCAACCTCGAGGCCCCCGACCCCGAATGCGACCTCGACGTCGTCGCGAACGTCGCGCGCGAGGCCAGGCTCGACGCGGCGGTGTGCAACTGCATCGGCTTCGGCTCGAAAAACGCCGCGCTCGTCGTGCGCAGGCGCCCGCGGTGAGCTTCCTCGTCCCGTCCCGCCGCACCGACGAGGAGATCCTCGACCGGCCGGGGAACGCCGAGGCCGATCTCGCCGCCGCCTTCGAGAACATCCGGACCGTGAACCGGCGCCTGAGCGGCTCGAAGATCCTCCTCGAGGCGCTCGACCCGTTCCTGGCCTGGGCCTCCCCCGGGGAGACCTTCGAGATCCTCGACGTGGGGAGCGGCGGCGGCGACCTCCTCCTCGACCTCGCCGCGCACGCCCGCGGGCGCGGGGTGGACGTGAGGATCGTCGGGGTCGACCGCGACCCGGCGACCGCGCGCATCGCGAGAAGGGCGTGCGCGTCCGATCCGTCGATCGAGATCGTCGAAGCCGACGCCTTCAAGCTCCCGTATCCGGAGAAGCGGTTCGACGTCGTGACGTCGTCGCTGTTCCTCCACCACCTCGAGTACCAGGAAGGGGTGGTCCTCGTCCGGCGCCTGCTGCGGCTCGCCCGCAAGGCGGTCGTCGTGAACGACCTGCGGCGCCACCTCGTTCCCTGGGCGTTCATCGCGATCGCGGCGCGCGTCGCGCGCGCCCATCCGATGTTCGTCCACGACGCCGCGTTGTCCGTGCTGCGCGGGTTCACCGAGGAAGAGCTCCAGGCCCTGTGCCAGGACGCGGGGGCGGCGTTGGCGACCGTCCAGCGGCGCTGGCCGTACCGCCTCGTGGCGACCCTCCCCGCCCGATGAGCCGTGCCTGGGACGTGCTCGTCCTCGGGGGCGGCCCGGCCGGGGCGGCGACCGCGGCGCGTTGCGCGGGGGCCGGCGCCCGTACGCTCGTCCTCGAGCGCGACACCTTCCCCCGCGGCAAGGTCTGCGGGGAGTTCCTCTCCGCCGAAGGGGTGGAGGCCCTTCGTCGCCTCGGGACGCTCGACGCGCTCGCGGGGCTCGCGCCACCGGCGATGGACGGCTGCCTGCTCTCCGACGACCGCGGGCGCGAGGTCGCTTCGAGCCTCCCCGACCTCCCCGGGTCCGGGCGCCGCGCGCTCGGGATCTCGCGCGAGAGGCTGGACCTCGCGCTGCTCGACCTCGCCCGCCGGCGGGGGGCGGTCGTCCGCGAACGTTGCGAGGCGGCGGAGCCGGTCCTCGAGGGCGGCCGCGTCGCGGGAGTGCGGCTGCGCGCCCACGACGAGATCGTGCGCGCCCGCGTCGTCGTCGCGGCGGACGGGAGGCGGTCGATCGTGCAGCGCGCCCTGGCGCCGGCGATCGGCGACCCGAACCGAACGACGGACGCGTCCTGGTACGGCTTCAAGGTGCACCGGAGCGGGGACCCGTCGCGCCTTCGGGGTCGGGTGGAGCTGCACCTCTTCGAGGGCGGGTACGCCGGCCTCGGGGCGATCGAAGGCGGGCGACTCAACCTCTGCTTTCTCGCCACGGTCGGAACGCTGCGCGCCTGCGGGGGGGACCCGCGGAGGATCGTCGCCGAACGCATCCTCGCGAACCCCGCCGCGCGCGCCCGCCTCGACGGGACGGAAGAGACGGGAGCCTGGAAGACGGTCGGCCCGCTGCGCTTCGGCGCCCGCCGCGCCGCGATCTCGGGGGCGCTATTGGTCGGGGACGCCGCGGGAACCGTCGATCCGTTCTCCGGGGAAGGAATGAGCCATGCCCTTCTCGGCGCGGAGCTCGTCGCCTCGTTCGCGCTCGAAGCGGCCCGGGCCGGGTCCGTTTCCCCCCGCGCGGCGCGCGGGTGGCAGTCGGCCTGGTCCCGCGCCTTCTCCCGTACGACGCGGCGGGCCCGCGCGGCCGGATGGCTGTTCGAGCGCCCTCGGGCCGGCCGGGTCGCCCTCGCCCTGCTTTCCGCCGGACCCGAGGCGTTGCTGGCGCGCCTGGTCGCCGCCACCCGAACGGGGGCCCTTCCGTCCTTGACGTAAGTGAAAGTCGGCCCGGAGGCTTCGCGCTACCTTCGGACCATGATTCCCTTCCACCGGTTCCGCGATCCCGAATCCGGCG
Encoded proteins:
- a CDS encoding FAD-dependent monooxygenase produces the protein MSRAWDVLVLGGGPAGAATAARCAGAGARTLVLERDTFPRGKVCGEFLSAEGVEALRRLGTLDALAGLAPPAMDGCLLSDDRGREVASSLPDLPGSGRRALGISRERLDLALLDLARRRGAVVRERCEAAEPVLEGGRVAGVRLRAHDEIVRARVVVAADGRRSIVQRALAPAIGDPNRTTDASWYGFKVHRSGDPSRLRGRVELHLFEGGYAGLGAIEGGRLNLCFLATVGTLRACGGDPRRIVAERILANPAARARLDGTEETGAWKTVGPLRFGARRAAISGALLVGDAAGTVDPFSGEGMSHALLGAELVASFALEAARAGSVSPRAARGWQSAWSRAFSRTTRRARAAGWLFERPRAGRVALALLSAGPEALLARLVAATRTGALPSLT
- a CDS encoding methyltransferase domain-containing protein; the protein is MSFLVPSRRTDEEILDRPGNAEADLAAAFENIRTVNRRLSGSKILLEALDPFLAWASPGETFEILDVGSGGGDLLLDLAAHARGRGVDVRIVGVDRDPATARIARRACASDPSIEIVEADAFKLPYPEKRFDVVTSSLFLHHLEYQEGVVLVRRLLRLARKAVVVNDLRRHLVPWAFIAIAARVARAHPMFVHDAALSVLRGFTEEELQALCQDAGAALATVQRRWPYRLVATLPAR
- a CDS encoding beta-ketoacyl-[acyl-carrier-protein] synthase family protein, with amino-acid sequence MSDSRPLQGRRVVVTGLGAVAPNGVGREAFWNATRDGVSGVRRIEAFDVSTLPTRIAGICADFDPSKHLSANELKHVPRLVPLALAAATEALDDAGLDAAHLPLEERRRFGVALGSGGAGLEFIERQFEQYYLVDPKGVSLYTIPSSTPGTSASELSMRFALRGPSHLLSTGCTSSTDAIGHAMSMIRYGRADRMLTGGSDAPISAGIMTGFCLMRIMSTGFNDAPERASRPFAKDRDGFVLAEGSWMLVLEAEETARARGARIYGEIAGYAATCEAFHRVRLDENGEEPARAMGLALEDAGLPAEAIDHVNVHGTSTQLNDRIETRAVKQVFGERATSIPVTSTKSAIGHPQGACGAAGLVATLLAMRDECIAPTINLEAPDPECDLDVVANVAREARLDAAVCNCIGFGSKNAALVVRRRPR